CCAGGCCTTATTTTTTTCCGCCTTCTTGGCACCTTCTTTTTTGGTGGTTTCTTTATTTACCATAAGAAACTCCACATCCTTAAAACAGTATCGGTGTTAGCCCTTACCGGGTTTCCTTATGGACGGTTTGCGTGCCGCACCATTTACAGAACTTCTTCAGCTCGATTCTGTCCGGGTCATTCTTTTTGTTTTTAGTGGTTGTATAATTTCTTCTCTTGCACTGAGTGCAAGCGAGGGTAATGCCCACGCGCATTGTGCCACCTCCCTAAAAAGTGTCCTGTGCCGACAAGTGGTCCAGAATAGTCCGTTACCCTATACAATTTATCATAATTCCCATAGAGTGTCAATAGCAAAAGAGACAATGCTTTTTGCGATGTACCCTTTTTCAGAATGAAAATTGCTAAAAATATTATAAATAAATTTTTTTAAACATTATCATTCAGTTGTTTAGCAAGGATAACGGTATCTCTCTTTTTTTAAATCCTAAAAAAGGGCGCACTAATCCCACTAGCCCTAAAATGACTTCTTAATCATCCGGCCTGTAACTTTTTGCCCATATTAGAGATGCTTTTCTTCTCCTTTTTAAGCTAC
The sequence above is a segment of the Carboxydocella sporoproducens DSM 16521 genome. Coding sequences within it:
- the rpmG gene encoding 50S ribosomal protein L33, whose amino-acid sequence is MRVGITLACTQCKRRNYTTTKNKKNDPDRIELKKFCKWCGTQTVHKETR